Proteins from a single region of Papaver somniferum cultivar HN1 unplaced genomic scaffold, ASM357369v1 unplaced-scaffold_79, whole genome shotgun sequence:
- the LOC113344714 gene encoding transcription factor PCL1-like produces the protein MGEEVQMKDQGRDDDQERVSEWEFGLPNSDDLTPLSHPLISPELASAFSISPEPYRTMVDVNRASKSTLSNLRIQNQSRNFPSFDQETEILEEDDDEEPSRKSRRTEAVVEVTNVTNDDDGGGGGGEDDTDRNSKRVRLVWTPQLHKRFVDVVGHLGIKNAVPKTIMQLMNVEGLTRENVASHLQKYRLYLKRMQGLSNEGPSSSDPLFATTPVPQNLNESGGQGHNVPNVQRNAMPAPYGGGGQMMSMPVWSGHHGHMAMPYHGMEQYHNHMYREQQREWHSGGGGNRFHSISSYPNNVNQNDK, from the coding sequence ATGGGAGAAGAAGTACAGATGAAAGATCAAGGTAGAGATGATGATCAAGAACGAGTATCAGAATGGGAATTCGGATTACCGAATTCCGATGATCTAACGCCATTATCTCACCCATTGATTTCACCAGAACTCGCATCAGCTTTCAGTATAAGTCCAGAACCGTACCGGACGATGGTCGATGTCAATCGCGCATCTAAAAGCACCTTGTCGAATCTCCGTATACAGAATCAATCGAGGAATTTCCCTTCGTTTGATCAAGAAACTGAAATCCTTGAAGAAGATGACGATGAGGAACCGTCGCGGAAATCACGGCGAACGGAGGCGGTGGTGGAGGTTACAAACGTTactaatgatgatgatggtggcggcggcggcggtgaGGATGATACTGATCGGAATTCGAAGAGGGTGAGGTTAGTATGGACCCCACAGCTGCATAAGaggtttgttgatgttgttgggcATTTAGGGATTAAGAATGCGGTTCCGAAAACTATTATGCAATTGATGAATGTGGAGGGGTTGACAAGAGAGAATGTTGCTAGTCATTTGCAAAAGTATAGATTGTATTTGAAAAGAATGCAGGGGTTGTCGAATGAAGGGCCGTCGTCTTCGGATCCGTTGTTTGCGACTACGCCGGTTCCGCAGAATTTAAATGAGTCAGGTGGACAAGGTCATAATGTTCCGAATGTTCAGAGGAATGCAATGCCAGCGCCGTATGGAGGAGGAGGGCAGATGATGTCAATGCCGGTTTGGAGTGGTCATCATGGACATATGGCTATGCCTTATCATGGAATGGAGCAGTATCATAATCATATGTATAGAGAGCAACAAAGAGAGTGGCacagtggtggtggcggtaatAGGTTCCATTCAATTTCGTCGTATCCTAATAATGTTAAtcaaaatgataaataa